DNA sequence from the Methanomicrobiales archaeon genome:
CATCCTGGGGCTGGCCCTGCTCGTGGGCAGACCCGCACGGGTGGACGCGGCGGCCGCCATGTGCCGGGAGCTCCAGGAGAAGTTCATGCTCACATTCCTCGCCGGCGATATCGTCGCCGGGCTGCAGGCGGCTGGAGTCCGAGTCGGCCTCGACTACCGCCTGGTGCCCCTCGGCCCGACGCCCCTGCACGGAGTGCACTTTGCAGACATTCTCGCCCGTGTGGCGATGATGTTCGGCGGAGTTCCGCCCGGGGATGCCGGAAGACTGGTCGGCTACGCGCAGGAGCGGGCCCGCGCCATCGCGATCGCCTTCTCAGGTCTCTCGGACGAGGATATCGCATTCATCGATGCGCTCCGCATCCTGGGGATCCCCATCCTCTCGGTGGACGACTACAGCGGCGGAGCCTGGATACGGAGTGGCGCCGAGGAGGCGGTCCAGCACGGTATGGAGCTGCGGGGGATCAAGGTGAAGGTGACCGCCATCCCGATCCCCATGGCCTGCTCCCCCGCGTTCGAGGGAAAAAGCATCCGCAAGGAGGAGATGTACGTGGAGTTCGGCGGGGGGAGATCGCCGGCGTTCGAGCTCCTGCGGATGCGGCCTGTCGAGGAGATCACGGATGGCCAGGTGACCGTCATCGGCCCGGATATCGACCAGATGCAGGCGGGGTCCGCCGTCCCCCTGGGCATCATCGTCAATGTGGGCGGCGAGCGGATGCGCAGGGAGTTCGAGCCGGTCCTGGAGCGGCGCATCCACAACTTCGTCAACTACGGCGAGGGGACCTGGCACGTCGCCCAGCGGAACCTCATCTGGGTGCGGATCTCGAAAGACGTTGTTAAAGGCGGGCTCCGCATGGAGCACCTGGGGAGGCTGATCGGCGCGAAGTTCAAGATGGACTTCCCCGATCTGCTGGATCGGGTGGAGGTGACCATCATCACCGACCGCGAGAAGGTGCTCGCGGCGATGCAGGAGGCGGAGACGATCTACGATGCGCGGGACGCCCGCATCCGCGGGATGACGGACGAGGACGTGGACACCTACTACTCCTGCACCCTCTGCCAGACCTTTGCGCCGAACCACGTCTGCATCATCACGCCGGAGCGCTCCGCCCTCTGCGGGGCAATCACCTGGCTGGACGGTCGCACCGCCTACGAGATCTCACCCTCCGGCGCGAACCAGCCGGTGGAGAAGGGGGAGGCGATCGACGCCCTGCGGGGCGAGTACGAGGGAATCAACCGCTTCGTCCGGAAGGCTTCCCACGGGGAGGTCGAGCGCTGCTCCCTCTACAGCCTCATGGAGTCCCCGATGACCTGTTGCGGCTGCTTCGAGTGCATCGCCGTGGTGCTGCCCGAGGTGAACGGGATCATGGTGGTGAACCGGGAGTACACGGGAGAGACACCCTCCGGGATGACGTTCTCCACGCTCGCGGGGACCATCGGCGGCGGCGCCCAGACGCCGGGGTTTGCCGGCATCTCGAAGGCGTTCATCCTGAGCGACCGCTTCTTCCAGGCCGAAGAGGGTACAAAGCGGCTCGTCTGGATGCCCTCCCAGCTCAAAGCGGAGCTCGCGGACCGCCTGAAGAAGCGCCTGGAAGAGATCGGTCTGCCCGATCTCTTCGACAGGATCGCGGACGAGACGGTGGCAACCACAATAGAGGAGCTGACGGCGTTCCTTGAGAAGGTGGATCATCCCGCCCTCTCCATGGAGCCGCTGCTGTGAGGATGCCTATGGAGTCTGCACAGAAGGAAGAGTGGAGTGGCAGCATCGATCGGGTGATCCTGGGGGCGACGAGGGCGGAAGGGGGAACCCGAACGCGATCGTACGCGATCGGCGGGGAGAGCGGTCTCGCCTTCCTCTCGGAGCCGCCCGCGGGGAATCCCCTGCCGCTGATCGCGCTCGAGATCTGCGACGATATCGACCTCTGGCCCGCTATCGTAACCGACTACGTGGGCGATACCGCCCGGGATCCGCCCGCCTGGGCCGCCGCCGCGGAGAAAGAGTACGGCGCCGATCTCGTGCGGCTCTACCTGACCAGCACGCGGCGGCGGGGGTTCGGGGACTTCGCCTCCCTCCGCCGCACGGTGGAGGCGGTGCTCTCGGCGACGGGGCTTCCCCTGATCATCGAGGGGAGCGACGAGCCCTCCATCGACAGCGAGGTCTTCCGCACCTGCGCCGAGGCGGGGGAGGGCGAGAGGCTTCTTTTGGGCACCGCGGAGGCGGACCGCTACCGCAGTGTCGCCGCGGCGGCGCTCGCCTACAACCATGCCCTCATCGCCCAGTCTCCGATCGACATCAACCTGGCGAAGCAGCTGAACATCCTGCTGCGGGAGATCGGGGTGCCCCACGACCGCATCGTGATCGATCCGTATACGGGGGCGCTCGGCTACGGCTTCGAGTACTCCTACTCGGTCATGGAGCGGATCCGCCATGCCGCCCTGAAGGGTGACGCTGATCTCGCGATGCCGATGATCAGCAGCGCGATCGACTCGATGAACGTGAAGGAGGTGCGGGAAGCGGCCGACAGGATGGAGATGGCCGTGAACTGGGAGTTCTACACCTGCTTCTCCGCCGCCGTCGCCGGTGCGGACATCGTCTGCGTCCGCCATCCGGCGACGATTCCACGTCTGAAAGAGAGTTTTGCCGCTCTGCGGGGAGCGTCGGTGCCGAAGGAGGGGGAGCCATGGCCTTGAAAGCGCTCGACATCTACAAGATGCTCCCGAAGAAGAACTGCAAGGAGTGCGGATATCCCACCTGCATGGCCTTCGCCATGAAGATCGCCTCCGGTAAGGTCGGGATCGAGGACTGTCCATACATTGACGAGGAGACGAAGAGGAGCCTGGGAGCGGTCACACGCCCGCCCATCCAGCGGGTGAAGATCGGCGTAGGGGAGCGCTCGATCGTTCTCGGGGAGGAGACGGTAATGTACCGCCACGAGAAGACCTTCTACCATCCCCCCGCTCTGATGTTCCGCATCTCCGATCTCTGGCCCCGCGATCGGATCCGCTCGGTCCTGGAGCGGGTGGAGAAGGAGATCTACACGCGGATCGGACAGGATCTCTCCATCAACGGCGTGGCTATCGCCAACGACAGCCTCTCCCCCGAGCGGTTCGGGGAGACCCTTGCGACCGTCGAAGATCTGGCCAGCCTGCCCGAGGTGCTGATGGCCGACGACCCCGCGGCCCAGGAGCGGGGCCTGGAGCACTGCGGGGCTTACCGCCCGCTCCTCCACGGCGCGACGGCCGGCACCTACGAGGAGATGTGCCGCCTCGCGATGAAGTTCGGCTGCCCGCTCTCGGTGCGGGGGGCGACGCTCGAAGAGCTCGCCAATCTTACGCAGAAGTGCGGCGCCCTCGGCGTTGAGAAGCTCGTCCTGGACCCCGCGCCGGCCACGCTCCAGGACTACCTGCGGGATGCGACCGCCATCCGCAGGAGCGCCCTCGCGCGGACGGCGCCGGCGCTCGGCTACCCCATCTTCCTGGACGCCTCCGCAACGGGGATCCAGGACGCGGCGATCGCGCTCGGGATCCTCAAGTACGCCTCCGTGATCGTCACCGACCCGCTGGACGCCGCATCCCGCCTGCCGGCGCTCATCCTCCGCCAGAACATCTACACCGACCCCCAGAAGCCCATCCAGGTCGCCCCGGGCCTCTACCGGGTGAACAACCCCGACGAGAACGCCCCCGTGCTGCTCACGGTGAACTTCTCGCTCACCTACTTCACGGTGCTCGGCTACCTGGAGAGCGGACGGATCGCCTGCCACCTCCTGG
Encoded proteins:
- the acsB gene encoding acetyl-CoA decarbonylase/synthase complex subunit alpha/beta; protein product: MTMPGLDQSIERGNTSLGARMESVRGRLGYEGTAYHLPIAYAITGMEVKDAEAAREAYRRSNNNPLVAAEALVARDTAAQGGLPEPYTGFVPDTAIRKLGYTLVDGSILGLALLVGRPARVDAAAAMCRELQEKFMLTFLAGDIVAGLQAAGVRVGLDYRLVPLGPTPLHGVHFADILARVAMMFGGVPPGDAGRLVGYAQERARAIAIAFSGLSDEDIAFIDALRILGIPILSVDDYSGGAWIRSGAEEAVQHGMELRGIKVKVTAIPIPMACSPAFEGKSIRKEEMYVEFGGGRSPAFELLRMRPVEEITDGQVTVIGPDIDQMQAGSAVPLGIIVNVGGERMRREFEPVLERRIHNFVNYGEGTWHVAQRNLIWVRISKDVVKGGLRMEHLGRLIGAKFKMDFPDLLDRVEVTIITDREKVLAAMQEAETIYDARDARIRGMTDEDVDTYYSCTLCQTFAPNHVCIITPERSALCGAITWLDGRTAYEISPSGANQPVEKGEAIDALRGEYEGINRFVRKASHGEVERCSLYSLMESPMTCCGCFECIAVVLPEVNGIMVVNREYTGETPSGMTFSTLAGTIGGGAQTPGFAGISKAFILSDRFFQAEEGTKRLVWMPSQLKAELADRLKKRLEEIGLPDLFDRIADETVATTIEELTAFLEKVDHPALSMEPLL
- a CDS encoding acetyl-CoA decarbonylase/synthase complex subunit delta, which translates into the protein MESAQKEEWSGSIDRVILGATRAEGGTRTRSYAIGGESGLAFLSEPPAGNPLPLIALEICDDIDLWPAIVTDYVGDTARDPPAWAAAAEKEYGADLVRLYLTSTRRRGFGDFASLRRTVEAVLSATGLPLIIEGSDEPSIDSEVFRTCAEAGEGERLLLGTAEADRYRSVAAAALAYNHALIAQSPIDINLAKQLNILLREIGVPHDRIVIDPYTGALGYGFEYSYSVMERIRHAALKGDADLAMPMISSAIDSMNVKEVREAADRMEMAVNWEFYTCFSAAVAGADIVCVRHPATIPRLKESFAALRGASVPKEGEPWP
- the acsC gene encoding acetyl-CoA decarbonylase/synthase complex subunit gamma codes for the protein MALKALDIYKMLPKKNCKECGYPTCMAFAMKIASGKVGIEDCPYIDEETKRSLGAVTRPPIQRVKIGVGERSIVLGEETVMYRHEKTFYHPPALMFRISDLWPRDRIRSVLERVEKEIYTRIGQDLSINGVAIANDSLSPERFGETLATVEDLASLPEVLMADDPAAQERGLEHCGAYRPLLHGATAGTYEEMCRLAMKFGCPLSVRGATLEELANLTQKCGALGVEKLVLDPAPATLQDYLRDATAIRRSALARTAPALGYPIFLDASATGIQDAAIALGILKYASVIVTDPLDAASRLPALILRQNIYTDPQKPIQVAPGLYRVNNPDENAPVLLTVNFSLTYFTVLGYLESGRIACHLLVVDTEGMSVLTAVAAGKLNETVVAGALQKFGVGDVVKHRTLVIPGYAAPLSGRIEDASGWKVVVGPRDAAEIAEFLETGV